The Streptomyces sp. NBC_00670 genome window below encodes:
- a CDS encoding NAD(P)-binding domain-containing protein gives MVRDYLIVGAGPAGLQLAALLERDGRDYVVLERGGAPGTSFTRYPRHRQLISNNKVNTGFTDPELNLRMDWNSLLSDDPDLLFTRYSERYFPPADDFVRYLKDFAERTGIRVEYGTEVVWVSRADGVFTVRDGDGRTWQSRRLVMATGVSRLYEPPVPGFELAERYDTFDTDPVSFTNQRVLVIGKGNSAFETADSLIEKAAVIHVAGPHSVKLSWKTHYLGHLRAVNNNFLDTYQLKSQNAVLDGTVESIEKADGGGFRVLLRYTRTTEPLRELRYDRIIACTGFRFDASVFDESCRPALVIKDRFPEQTSSFESVNVPDLYFAGTLMQQRDFKKSTNGFIHGFRYATRALHRILSARHLDTPWPARTLEATPEAIADAVIGRVNRSSGLWQQFAFLGDVVGVDGNRAVYQEEVPLDYVADGGLGPAPHRFVVDLEYGEHDEADPFDVNVPRVLENDVDHAGESTYLHPVVRHYRDGVLAGTHHMAENLENEWNLPTIHRTPLIAFVRKSRG, from the coding sequence ATGGTGCGCGACTACCTCATCGTCGGGGCCGGACCGGCCGGACTTCAACTTGCCGCTCTGCTGGAGCGCGACGGGCGCGACTACGTCGTCCTGGAGCGGGGAGGTGCGCCGGGGACGTCCTTCACCCGGTATCCCCGCCATCGGCAGCTGATCTCGAACAACAAGGTCAACACGGGTTTCACCGACCCGGAACTCAACCTGCGCATGGACTGGAACTCGCTGCTCAGTGACGACCCGGACCTGCTCTTCACCCGGTACAGCGAGCGCTACTTCCCGCCCGCGGACGACTTCGTGCGCTATCTCAAAGACTTCGCGGAACGCACCGGCATACGCGTCGAGTACGGGACGGAGGTCGTGTGGGTCTCCCGCGCGGACGGTGTCTTCACCGTCCGCGACGGCGACGGGCGTACCTGGCAGTCCAGGCGGCTGGTCATGGCGACCGGTGTCTCCCGGCTCTACGAGCCGCCCGTCCCGGGGTTCGAACTCGCCGAACGGTACGACACCTTCGACACCGACCCGGTGTCGTTCACCAACCAGCGGGTGCTCGTCATCGGCAAGGGGAACTCGGCGTTCGAGACCGCCGACAGTCTCATCGAGAAGGCCGCGGTCATCCACGTCGCCGGACCCCACTCGGTCAAGCTCTCGTGGAAGACGCACTACCTCGGGCATCTGCGCGCGGTGAACAACAACTTCCTGGACACCTACCAGCTCAAGTCGCAGAACGCGGTCCTCGACGGCACCGTGGAGAGCATCGAGAAGGCCGACGGCGGCGGCTTCCGGGTGCTGCTGCGCTACACACGGACCACGGAACCCCTGCGTGAGCTGCGCTACGACCGGATCATCGCGTGCACCGGCTTCCGCTTCGACGCCTCCGTCTTCGACGAGTCCTGCCGCCCCGCCCTCGTCATCAAGGACCGGTTCCCCGAGCAGACGTCGTCCTTCGAGTCGGTCAACGTGCCGGACCTGTACTTCGCCGGCACCCTGATGCAGCAGCGGGACTTCAAGAAGTCCACCAACGGCTTCATCCACGGCTTCCGCTACGCCACGCGCGCCCTGCACCGCATCCTGAGCGCCCGCCACCTCGACACGCCCTGGCCGGCCCGGACGCTCGAGGCGACACCGGAGGCGATCGCCGACGCCGTCATCGGCCGCGTCAACCGCTCGTCCGGTCTGTGGCAGCAGTTCGCGTTCCTCGGCGACGTGGTCGGCGTGGACGGCAACCGGGCCGTGTACCAGGAAGAGGTACCGCTCGACTACGTGGCCGACGGCGGCCTCGGGCCCGCCCCGCACCGGTTCGTCGTCGACCTGGAGTACGGCGAACACGACGAGGCCGACCCGTTCGACGTGAACGTCCCGCGCGTCCTGGAGAACGACGTCGACCACGCCGGCGAGTCCACGTACCTCCACCCCGTCGTCCGCCACTACCGGGACGGCGTGCTCGCCGGGACGCACCACATGGCGGAGAACCTGGAGAACGAGTGGAACCTGCCGACGATCCACCGGACGCCGCTCATCGCCTTCGTGAGGAAGAGCCGTGGCTGA
- a CDS encoding MFS transporter, with protein sequence MTLPVQPVSLIPRPLLFWTGVALTCAGVGQHVWMFVDSASMDFHMAMMGMSWVMWLGMAAIVVGVVISGYSVVQPPGTGPAAAPAPPPAEVSRASSHRLIGVLSFALMVDQMKPATLAFIQPGMRTEFGLGAAEIAWLPTVALSGTVLGSLAGGRAADRVGRRATILVASLLFLGTTVCGAMPTFAGVLVMCALMGMAAGGMLPVVYALMTESLPPGRRAAIMVLQAGLTTTGGYMAAAGLAAVLIPLTGWRIAWFAQLPLVLILIGLNRWIPESAAFTAQRARTRRVPASTLFKRSHRVKTLVVSGYALAWGLVYWGFITFLPSQLEASHTHGMSAATLLFLSSLLSIPTCVVAAWLYMRWSARGTMVAYAALTVVALLALAAVGMDGGRTVLLTAVMLLFAGTAGVIALIGPYTAEVYPLAIRGTAGGWAAAVGKSGGAFGPPLVALILSAPGGMRTAAVLVALPTALAGIAVALRGSDPRAAGPGPEDVTVRLDDELDELVRDEAVAAEKNAAAPGGPAAPAPPAPGTGDAPGGGPAH encoded by the coding sequence TTGACCCTGCCCGTCCAGCCGGTTTCGCTGATACCCAGGCCGCTGCTGTTCTGGACCGGTGTCGCCCTCACCTGCGCGGGCGTCGGCCAGCACGTGTGGATGTTCGTCGACTCCGCGTCCATGGACTTCCACATGGCCATGATGGGGATGTCATGGGTGATGTGGCTCGGCATGGCCGCCATCGTCGTGGGCGTCGTCATCTCCGGGTACTCCGTCGTGCAGCCGCCCGGCACGGGCCCCGCGGCCGCCCCCGCCCCGCCCCCGGCGGAGGTGAGCCGGGCGAGCAGCCACCGCCTCATCGGCGTGCTGAGCTTCGCCCTGATGGTGGACCAGATGAAACCGGCCACCCTCGCCTTCATCCAGCCCGGCATGCGCACCGAGTTCGGCCTCGGCGCCGCCGAGATCGCCTGGCTGCCCACCGTGGCGTTGAGCGGCACGGTACTGGGCTCGCTCGCCGGGGGCCGCGCCGCGGACCGCGTCGGCCGCAGGGCCACCATCCTCGTCGCGTCCCTGCTGTTCCTCGGTACCACGGTGTGCGGCGCCATGCCGACCTTCGCCGGGGTCCTGGTCATGTGCGCGCTGATGGGGATGGCGGCGGGCGGCATGCTGCCCGTCGTCTACGCCCTGATGACCGAGAGCCTGCCGCCCGGCCGGCGCGCCGCCATCATGGTGCTCCAGGCCGGACTCACCACCACCGGCGGCTACATGGCGGCCGCCGGCCTTGCCGCGGTGCTCATCCCGCTCACCGGGTGGCGCATCGCGTGGTTCGCCCAGCTCCCGCTGGTGCTGATCCTGATCGGGCTGAACCGCTGGATACCGGAGTCGGCCGCCTTCACCGCCCAGCGTGCACGCACCCGGCGGGTGCCCGCCTCGACCCTGTTCAAGCGCTCTCACCGGGTGAAGACACTGGTCGTCAGCGGCTACGCGCTCGCCTGGGGCCTCGTCTACTGGGGGTTCATCACCTTCCTGCCCAGCCAGTTGGAGGCCTCGCACACGCACGGCATGTCCGCCGCCACGCTGCTCTTCCTGTCCTCGCTGCTGTCGATTCCCACGTGCGTGGTGGCCGCGTGGCTCTACATGCGCTGGTCGGCGCGGGGCACCATGGTCGCCTACGCGGCGCTCACCGTCGTGGCCCTGCTCGCGCTGGCCGCCGTCGGGATGGACGGCGGCCGGACCGTGCTGCTGACCGCCGTGATGCTGCTGTTCGCCGGGACGGCCGGGGTCATCGCGCTCATCGGCCCCTACACGGCCGAGGTCTACCCGCTGGCCATCCGGGGCACCGCCGGCGGCTGGGCCGCGGCGGTCGGGAAGTCCGGCGGGGCCTTCGGTCCCCCGCTCGTCGCGCTGATCCTCTCCGCCCCGGGCGGCATGCGCACCGCCGCGGTGCTCGTCGCGCTCCCCACGGCCCTGGCCGGAATCGCCGTGGCCCTGCGCGGGAGCGACCCGCGCGCCGCGGGCCCGGGGCCCGAGGACGTCACGGTCCGGCTGGACGACGAACTCGACGAGCTGGTGCGGGACGAGGCGGTCGCGGCCGAGAAGAACGCGGCGGCACCGGGCGGGCCGGCGGCGCCCGCACCGCCCGCACCGGGAACGGGGGACGCTCCGGGAGGCGGCCCGGCCCACTGA
- a CDS encoding GAF and ANTAR domain-containing protein — MDWRVFAQRMASLARDLLAQKSVEDTLARITGAATELVEECDEAGILRLRGKKVDSLAPTGQLVVDSDRLQERLGQGPCFDAARTKTGERVYRIQDFTKEQPRWPSYAPRAHELGVGSMMGFLLYTDDEELGALDLYSRRPGAFTEDAETAGWLLASHAAVAFSNARTHAQMEQAISTRHLIGEAMGVLMGSRRLTEEQAFDVLRRYSQENNVKLREVARRVSEQGAL; from the coding sequence ATGGACTGGCGGGTATTCGCACAGCGGATGGCGTCGTTGGCGCGGGATCTGCTGGCGCAGAAGTCCGTGGAGGACACGCTCGCGCGGATCACCGGGGCGGCCACCGAACTGGTGGAGGAGTGCGACGAGGCGGGGATCCTCCGCCTGCGCGGAAAGAAGGTGGACTCGCTCGCCCCGACGGGACAACTGGTCGTCGACAGCGACCGGTTGCAGGAGCGGCTGGGCCAGGGGCCCTGTTTCGACGCCGCCCGCACGAAAACGGGGGAGCGGGTGTACCGCATCCAGGACTTCACCAAGGAGCAGCCCCGCTGGCCCTCCTACGCACCCCGGGCCCATGAACTGGGCGTGGGCAGCATGATGGGTTTCCTGCTCTACACGGACGACGAGGAGCTCGGGGCCCTCGACCTGTACTCGCGCAGGCCCGGCGCGTTCACCGAGGACGCGGAGACGGCCGGCTGGCTGCTGGCCTCGCACGCCGCGGTCGCCTTCTCCAACGCCCGCACCCACGCCCAGATGGAGCAGGCCATCAGCACCCGCCACCTCATCGGTGAGGCCATGGGGGTCCTGATGGGCAGCCGCCGCCTCACCGAGGAGCAGGCCTTCGACGTACTGCGCCGCTACTCGCAGGAGAACAACGTCAAACTCCGCGAGGTCGCCCGGCGCGTCAGCGAGCAGGGCGCCCTTTAG
- a CDS encoding acetate uptake transporter has translation MTDHPGQQPPSGRPGQQPPSGSSAIPGRDPASRPPSGPPTSYGPTSNAPGSNGPGSGGPEPEDGPEGYEAWLGRSRMVLTPIAAPSILGLFGFASSTFMVASNLAEWWGDTLVSPVLLAPLVIFFGGLAQLAAGMWAYRARDGVATAMHGTWGAFWLAWGMMQLMVANGLLPLSAPLSQAFGFWWIVLAVTTLFGALASLGQNFGMFLVLILLAAGSALLAAGLLGTTHSLVLAAGWVLVASSAAAWYTAGAMMLEQSYGGRVILPLGRWSLRGNLPGHKQTRPIEYPGGLPGAKAGQ, from the coding sequence ATGACGGATCACCCAGGACAGCAGCCGCCGTCCGGTCGCCCCGGGCAGCAGCCGCCGTCCGGATCGTCGGCCATACCCGGGCGGGACCCGGCCTCCCGGCCACCGTCCGGGCCGCCCACGTCGTACGGCCCCACGTCGAACGCACCGGGATCGAACGGACCGGGATCCGGCGGACCGGAACCGGAGGACGGACCGGAGGGCTACGAGGCCTGGCTCGGCCGCAGCCGTATGGTGCTCACGCCGATCGCCGCGCCGTCGATCCTTGGCCTGTTCGGCTTCGCCTCCTCGACGTTCATGGTGGCGTCCAACCTGGCCGAGTGGTGGGGGGACACCCTCGTGTCCCCGGTCCTCCTCGCGCCCCTGGTCATCTTCTTCGGCGGTCTCGCCCAGCTGGCGGCCGGCATGTGGGCCTACCGGGCGCGCGACGGCGTGGCCACCGCCATGCACGGCACCTGGGGGGCCTTCTGGCTCGCCTGGGGGATGATGCAGCTCATGGTCGCCAACGGCCTGCTGCCCCTGAGCGCCCCGCTCAGCCAGGCCTTCGGCTTCTGGTGGATCGTGCTCGCCGTGACCACGCTGTTCGGGGCGCTCGCCTCGCTGGGGCAGAACTTCGGGATGTTCCTCGTGCTGATCCTGCTCGCCGCCGGGTCGGCGCTGCTCGCGGCCGGGCTCCTCGGCACCACGCACAGCCTGGTGCTGGCGGCGGGCTGGGTACTGGTCGCCTCCTCGGCCGCCGCCTGGTACACGGCGGGCGCGATGATGCTGGAGCAGTCCTACGGCGGCCGGGTCATCCTGCCGCTGGGCCGGTGGAGTCTGCGCGGCAACCTGCCCGGGCACAAGCAGACCCGGCCCATCGAGTACCCGGGCGGCCTGCCCGGCGCCAAGGCCGGCCAGTAG
- a CDS encoding alpha-hydroxy acid oxidase: MTLRELHDSARKTLDPVVYDYVAGGADEERVLADNERAFDRYALLPRVLRGGGARDTAVDLPGAPRTAPVFVAPTAFHRLVHPGGERATARAAAAEGAVLVTGTAATTAVADVAAAAREAAPDAAVWFQLYPHPRAEVTAALVRRAEDAGCTALVVTVDSPVFGRHARDLRNGFTDLPPGYAAENMRDLPGAPPGGLTDIPMSSEPRWQDLAETVRGTSLPVLVKGVLHPDDALLAVEHGAAGVLVSNHGGRQCDAVPAALDCLPAIAGAVAGRVPVLLDGGVRRGSDVAVALALGASAVGVGRPVVWGLAAEGEAGVRRVLATLRDEYDHTLALCGGRRNTDLTAGMAVRKGGAW; encoded by the coding sequence GTGACCCTCCGCGAACTGCACGACAGCGCGCGCAAGACGCTGGATCCGGTCGTCTACGACTACGTGGCGGGCGGCGCCGACGAGGAGCGCGTGCTCGCCGACAACGAGCGGGCGTTCGACCGGTACGCGCTGCTGCCGAGGGTGCTGCGCGGCGGCGGCGCGCGGGACACCGCCGTCGACCTGCCCGGCGCACCGCGGACGGCACCGGTCTTCGTCGCACCCACCGCCTTCCACCGGCTGGTGCACCCGGGCGGCGAGCGGGCCACCGCCCGGGCCGCCGCGGCCGAGGGCGCCGTCCTAGTGACGGGGACGGCCGCGACCACCGCCGTCGCCGACGTCGCCGCCGCGGCGCGCGAGGCGGCCCCGGACGCGGCCGTGTGGTTCCAGCTGTATCCGCACCCGCGCGCGGAGGTCACCGCCGCGCTCGTCCGGCGCGCCGAGGACGCGGGCTGCACGGCGCTGGTGGTCACCGTCGACTCGCCGGTGTTCGGCCGGCACGCCAGGGACCTGCGCAACGGGTTCACCGATCTGCCGCCCGGCTACGCCGCGGAGAACATGCGCGACCTGCCCGGCGCCCCGCCGGGCGGTCTCACCGACATCCCCATGTCCTCGGAGCCGCGCTGGCAGGACCTGGCGGAGACGGTGCGCGGCACCTCACTGCCCGTACTGGTCAAGGGAGTCCTGCATCCGGACGACGCCCTGCTCGCCGTCGAGCACGGCGCGGCCGGGGTGCTCGTGTCCAACCACGGGGGCCGCCAGTGCGACGCCGTCCCGGCGGCCCTGGACTGCCTGCCCGCGATCGCCGGCGCGGTCGCGGGCCGGGTGCCCGTCCTGCTCGACGGAGGGGTGCGCCGGGGCAGCGACGTCGCGGTGGCGCTCGCCCTGGGCGCGAGCGCCGTCGGCGTCGGACGTCCCGTGGTGTGGGGACTGGCCGCCGAGGGGGAGGCGGGGGTGCGGCGGGTCCTCGCGACGCTGCGGGACGAGTACGACCACACGCTCGCCCTGTGCGGCGGGCGCCGGAACACCGATCTGACGGCCGGCATGGCCGTACGGAAGGGCGGGGCGTGGTGA
- a CDS encoding cytochrome P450, translating into MSGRTETWWLPRTVVDLRVRIFEKVNGDRAVTLPNATHGPEVFERVYAHPAASGRSEGAGLSDLFWYWLAPGPEVHQEHLEPGERYEDVAATTRRIVAGSAADLTAAAARAVAGVLDTLPDSRVSLVRLRDLVMPAWAAFAYELVFQEPCPPRARELIVAHADDVITALKCTGLRHPRRRARLTAYLRERVAAGDVPHRLPASLSLPEQVHYLQGTFFNTAVVQLSEATAHVLLALAHHPHVQERVAADPADDRYLTQVLDETMRRYPLFGIAHRITTGEIPLDDDTVLPAGSVVCFSYPDYHATGYERPDEFDPDRWARPAAKDAHHIPYGVARNRPCPAWRLSPLVLRAAVREVLGRFRLDSTASHTRSIPHRAPCLLIPRGLPVRRRGLDALRYFVRLRDGVEDVTRGVRQLVLGTVMVLHARRLRPAARYFDERRAGGCPVPPPERGNA; encoded by the coding sequence GTGAGCGGCCGGACGGAGACGTGGTGGCTGCCGCGCACGGTGGTAGACCTGCGCGTCCGCATCTTCGAGAAGGTCAACGGCGACCGCGCGGTGACCCTGCCCAACGCCACCCACGGCCCGGAGGTGTTCGAGCGGGTCTACGCCCACCCGGCCGCGAGCGGGCGCAGCGAGGGGGCGGGCCTCTCCGACCTGTTCTGGTACTGGCTGGCGCCGGGCCCCGAGGTGCACCAGGAGCACCTGGAGCCCGGCGAGCGCTACGAGGACGTCGCCGCGACCACCCGGCGCATCGTCGCCGGAAGCGCGGCCGACCTCACGGCGGCCGCCGCCCGGGCCGTCGCCGGGGTCCTGGACACCCTGCCGGACTCACGTGTCAGCCTCGTCAGGCTGCGGGACCTGGTGATGCCCGCCTGGGCGGCGTTCGCCTACGAGCTGGTCTTCCAGGAGCCGTGCCCGCCGCGCGCCCGCGAGCTGATCGTCGCGCACGCCGACGACGTGATCACCGCCCTGAAGTGCACCGGACTGCGCCACCCGCGCCGCCGGGCCCGGCTGACGGCGTATCTGCGCGAGCGGGTCGCGGCCGGCGACGTGCCGCACCGCCTCCCGGCCTCCCTGTCGCTCCCCGAGCAGGTGCACTACCTCCAGGGGACCTTCTTCAACACGGCCGTCGTACAGCTCTCCGAGGCCACCGCGCACGTCCTGCTCGCCCTCGCCCACCACCCGCACGTGCAGGAACGCGTCGCGGCGGATCCGGCGGACGACCGGTACCTGACGCAGGTGCTCGACGAGACGATGCGGCGCTACCCGCTGTTCGGCATCGCCCACCGCATCACCACCGGCGAGATCCCCCTCGACGACGACACGGTGCTGCCGGCCGGCTCCGTGGTGTGCTTCAGCTACCCCGACTACCACGCCACCGGCTACGAACGGCCCGACGAGTTCGACCCCGACCGCTGGGCCCGGCCGGCCGCCAAGGACGCGCACCACATCCCGTACGGCGTGGCGAGGAACCGCCCCTGCCCGGCCTGGCGGCTCTCGCCGCTCGTGCTGCGCGCGGCGGTCCGCGAGGTGCTCGGCCGGTTCCGGCTGGACTCGACGGCCTCGCACACCCGCTCCATCCCGCACCGGGCGCCCTGCCTGCTGATCCCGCGCGGCCTGCCCGTCCGGCGCCGCGGGCTGGACGCCCTGCGGTACTTCGTGCGGCTGCGGGACGGGGTGGAGGACGTCACCCGGGGCGTACGCCAGCTGGTGCTCGGCACGGTCATGGTGCTGCACGCCCGCCGACTGCGCCCGGCGGCACGGTACTTCGACGAACGGCGGGCCGGCGGCTGCCCGGTCCCCCCTCCGGAAAGAGGTAACGCATGA
- a CDS encoding ATP-binding protein produces MGELVRSPAAELVTGAHARAPGPCLLTVEIRAEAVRVTVWDSSRTVPGSEPRRMGRHTLELVPAACRSFEVCREPMGRRITVTVAPAENPDGDAVGRASR; encoded by the coding sequence GTGGGAGAGCTCGTCCGGTCGCCGGCGGCCGAGCTGGTCACCGGCGCCCACGCCCGCGCTCCGGGGCCGTGTCTGCTGACGGTGGAGATCCGTGCGGAGGCGGTCCGGGTCACCGTGTGGGACAGCAGTCGCACGGTGCCGGGCTCGGAACCGCGTCGGATGGGCCGGCACACGCTGGAACTCGTGCCGGCCGCGTGCCGCAGCTTCGAGGTGTGCCGGGAGCCGATGGGCAGGCGGATCACCGTGACCGTCGCGCCGGCCGAGAATCCGGACGGGGACGCGGTCGGCCGCGCGTCGAGATGA
- a CDS encoding class I adenylate-forming enzyme family protein, giving the protein MAEQFPGPVLDLLDAAGDRTVFEHAGREVSGARLLGMVRRAAHGLREHGVGPGDGVAMLLGVGPGAFAAILAAHVVGARVVGVRPGLTERQREHLLRDVDVRVTDRPGDIPGVGLVLALDDLLSAPDDGVRPRISARPGDVARLLHTSGSTGVPKACAQTYASMTAGWAHRPDAWPPAVRALAGRLGRFLVFGTLASQVMMEYGLLALAAGGTLVTADPPDLPGALVRHRATASVITVARLTALVAHQRASPVDLGGLRALMVSGSPLEPGRLREAAEVLGPVVFHGYGQTETGMISMATPEEPAGSLGVPPVDVEVRDPAGRPVPPGTDGELFVRTPSQSSGYWKEPALTAEVFTDGWVRTRDLGRFDASGRLWLTGRIRDVIIVNANVYYAGPVERLLAGHPSVAEAYVVAVPDDATGEAVHAFVVPAHGHVPDLGELRALVTADLGEACAPTRLTVIGEVPLTAAGKPDKRRLVAGS; this is encoded by the coding sequence GTGGCTGAGCAGTTCCCCGGCCCCGTACTCGACCTCCTGGACGCGGCGGGCGACCGGACGGTGTTCGAACACGCCGGTCGGGAGGTCTCGGGGGCCCGGCTCCTCGGCATGGTGCGACGCGCGGCGCACGGTCTGCGGGAACACGGCGTGGGGCCCGGCGACGGCGTCGCCATGCTGCTGGGCGTCGGCCCGGGGGCGTTCGCCGCGATCCTCGCCGCCCATGTCGTCGGGGCACGTGTCGTCGGCGTACGGCCCGGACTGACGGAGCGGCAGCGGGAGCACCTGCTGCGGGACGTCGACGTGCGGGTCACCGACCGGCCCGGTGACATCCCGGGGGTTGGGCTCGTCCTCGCGCTCGACGACCTGCTGTCGGCCCCGGACGACGGCGTCCGGCCGCGGATCTCGGCCCGGCCCGGGGACGTCGCCCGGCTGCTGCACACCAGCGGCAGCACCGGCGTACCCAAGGCGTGCGCCCAGACCTACGCGTCGATGACCGCGGGCTGGGCGCACCGGCCGGACGCCTGGCCGCCCGCCGTGCGCGCACTCGCCGGCCGCCTGGGCCGGTTCCTGGTCTTCGGCACCCTGGCCAGCCAGGTGATGATGGAGTACGGGCTGCTGGCCCTCGCCGCCGGCGGCACCCTCGTCACCGCCGACCCGCCGGACCTCCCCGGCGCCCTGGTGCGGCACCGGGCGACCGCCAGCGTCATCACGGTCGCCCGGCTGACCGCGCTCGTGGCCCACCAGCGCGCGTCGCCGGTGGACCTCGGCGGACTGCGGGCGCTGATGGTGTCCGGATCGCCGCTGGAACCGGGGCGGCTGCGGGAGGCCGCCGAGGTGCTCGGGCCGGTCGTCTTCCACGGCTACGGGCAGACCGAGACCGGCATGATCTCCATGGCCACCCCGGAGGAGCCGGCCGGCTCCCTCGGGGTGCCGCCCGTCGACGTGGAGGTCCGCGACCCCGCCGGCCGCCCGGTCCCGCCCGGCACCGACGGCGAACTGTTCGTCCGCACCCCGTCGCAGAGCTCCGGCTACTGGAAGGAACCCGCCCTCACCGCCGAGGTGTTCACCGACGGGTGGGTACGCACCCGCGACCTCGGCCGGTTCGACGCGTCGGGCCGGCTGTGGCTCACGGGGCGGATCCGGGACGTGATCATCGTCAACGCCAACGTGTACTACGCCGGGCCCGTCGAGCGGCTGCTCGCCGGTCATCCCTCGGTGGCGGAGGCATACGTCGTCGCCGTGCCCGACGACGCCACGGGCGAGGCCGTCCACGCCTTCGTCGTCCCCGCGCACGGTCACGTCCCGGACCTCGGCGAACTGCGCGCGCTGGTGACGGCGGACCTGGGGGAGGCCTGCGCGCCGACGCGGCTCACCGTCATCGGCGAGGTCCCGCTCACGGCCGCCGGGAAGCCGGACAAGCGGCGTCTGGTGGCCGGGAGTTAG
- a CDS encoding haloacid dehalogenase type II, translated as MVTADERHVLLFDVNETLLDLTALRPRFRAVGAPEHLLPVWFAGVLRDGFALTSTGAHAPFAEVAEDGLRALLTGLDGLHGDPAAAAREILAGLPELPPHPDVADGVRALHAAGHRMLTLTNGSRSTAEAVLGRAGLAGCFQAHLDVEGPRCWKPGRASYAYAVGRAGVEAARLMLVSVHPWDIDGADRAGLSTAWISRGSTAPYPRAMRPPTCRADSLTGLLPALDEAR; from the coding sequence ATGGTCACTGCCGACGAGCGGCACGTTCTGCTCTTCGACGTCAACGAGACACTGCTCGACCTCACCGCGCTGCGGCCCCGGTTCCGGGCCGTCGGCGCCCCGGAGCATCTGCTGCCGGTCTGGTTCGCGGGGGTGCTGCGGGACGGTTTCGCCCTCACGTCCACCGGCGCGCACGCCCCGTTCGCCGAGGTCGCCGAGGACGGACTGCGCGCACTGCTGACCGGGCTCGACGGTCTGCACGGCGACCCCGCGGCCGCCGCCCGGGAGATCCTGGCCGGCCTGCCGGAACTGCCACCGCACCCGGACGTCGCCGACGGCGTCCGCGCCCTGCACGCCGCCGGGCACCGCATGCTGACCCTGACCAACGGCTCCCGCTCCACCGCCGAGGCCGTGCTCGGCCGGGCCGGTCTGGCCGGCTGTTTCCAGGCCCATCTGGACGTCGAGGGACCGCGCTGCTGGAAACCGGGCCGTGCCTCCTACGCGTACGCCGTGGGGCGGGCCGGGGTGGAGGCGGCGCGGCTGATGCTCGTCTCGGTGCACCCCTGGGACATCGACGGCGCCGATCGCGCCGGACTCTCCACCGCCTGGATCAGTCGCGGGTCCACCGCCCCGTACCCCCGGGCGATGCGCCCGCCGACCTGCCGGGCCGACTCCCTCACCGGCCTGCTCCCGGCACTGGACGAGGCCCGCTGA